In Flammeovirgaceae bacterium, the sequence GGGCGGTTGGTATCGAAATACACTTTAATATAGTTGCCGTCTGATTCGAATAAGCGAATGTTGGCCAGGCTTACAAACCAGCAGCGATCGCCATCTTTCACAAACACCTGGTCGTTTAAGCCCAGTTTTTTATCGGCTGCAACCTGCTCGGCTGTGCGCCTGCTTCGCTCTTTCTCAGCAATTTTTGAAACAGTCTCAGCCAGCCTTTCAGGCTGAATGGGCTTTAGCAGGTAATCGAGGGCGTTTACTTCAAACGCTTTTAACGCAAACTCATCATACGCGGTAGTAAATACCACCAGGGGAACCGAATCGAGTTCTTCCAAAAGCTGAAAGCCCGTTTTATCGGGCATCTGAATATCCAGGAAGAGCAGATCGGGATTATGTTCGTTTATCAGATGCGTGGCCTCATCGGCATTGGCAGCCTCCCCCACGACTTCGATGGACGGATGCGCCTCCAGTAATTTCATTAACTCTTTCCGCGCCAGGCGCTCATCGTCTACAATCAATGCTTTCATTGTTCTGTAATTTGAGGAATAACTATTTCCGTAAGCACAAAATTATTCATTTCATTCACAATCCTAAAAGAAGCCTCATCGCCATATAACAGGCGTAAGCGGTGTATGGTATTTTGTAAGCCAACCCCGGAGTTGCTTCGCCTGACCCCGTTAAGCAAATGCCCGCTGTTGCGGATCTGTATTTTAAGTTTTCCGTGATCAACAAGCGTTCTTACCTGCACTACACCACCGGCTTTAAGTTTTGACACCCCGTGTTTTACACCATTCTCTACCAGGGTTTGTATCATAAAAGGAGGAACGAGATACTGGTAGGAATCAGGATGAATATCGAACTCAGTCTTTAACCGTTCTTCGAAGCGAATGCTCTCAAGGCTCAGGTAATCGCGTACAATTTTCAACTCATCGCCAAACCGGGTCAGTCCTTTTTTATCGAAGGTAAGTGAGTTTCGCAAAATGTTGGACAGCTGATTAATAGCCAGTTTTGATTTTTCGGGATTCTCATCGACCAACGCCCGGATGCTGTTCAACGCATTAAAAATAAAGTGGGGGTTGAGTTGGGCTTTCAGGTTATTCAATTCGCTCTCAATCCGGGTGGCTTCGTATTTAAGCGACTTGTTGTAGCGCTCAACATAATGATAAGTGAAATAAAATACCGACCAGAGGAATAACAAAAAGATGTAAAAGGCGGCATAGCCCAGAATCTGGTCGAGCTGAAAAGCCTGCGATCGGACGCCCACAATATTTAGCCAATAGGCAACGGGTATTCGCAAAAAATATATGCCGATACCCAGCACCGCCACACTAACAACCACACGGGGTATCATGGCCGGAACAGGCAAACTAAGCCACTTCCACCGGTTAAGAACATATCTGAAAAAATGAGTTACCAAAAGGCATATCGCGGCCTCGCCCACAAAGAAAATAATCCTGCGGCTGCTGATGGTTTGTTGTGACTGCATACTGAAAAAAATGATCTGCAGCAGCGCATATACCGTCCATGTGCTTAGTTGGAGTATCCAGTAAAGCCTTCGCTTGTTATCAACCATGCGCTGCAAAATTACGCATTTGCCGGGTTGCTCTTAGTTCATTACATGAGCGGTAAGCTTAAAAGAATTTGTAGCGGAGGAGGTAGAAGAACAGAATGGCTGTAGCAACGATCAGCAACCAGGCGAGAATTACCAGCAGCTTTTTAACCCGTTCCAGACGGGGTTCATTGGTTAATGCATTCACTATAAATGCCGATCCGGCAAGAGCATAAAGCCAGAACTCCAGGTAATCGCTGATATAAAGTTGGTACAATCCAAAAGCGATAAAAATGCTGCCAAATAAATATTGCCGGATGTGTGCGTTCATAATGGTAAGCAAAGAAAGATAAAATCAGGTTAATTCAGGTTTTAAAAAACGCCCGGTGTAACTGGCCGGGTTTTGCGAAACCTCCTCCGGTGTCCCTGACGCCACAATGCGTCCGCCCTTTTCACCGCCTTCGGGGCCAAGGTCTATTATATAATCGGCTGATTTGATTACATCCATATTATGCTCAATAACCAGCACGGTATTTCCTTTATCAACCAGTTTTTGCAATACATCCAACAGGTGCGAAATATCCTGGAAGTGCAAACCGGTCGTGGGTTCGTCTAAAATGTACAGTGTTTTGCCGGTGTCGCGCTTGGATAGTTCTGTTGCCAGTTTAACCCGCTGGGCTTCTCCTCCCGATAAGGTGGTGGCATGCTGACCTAGGGATATGTATTCGAGACCTACTTCGCCAAGGGTTTGGATCTTGCGCAGGATTTTCGGCTGGTTTTCAAAAAACGGTATGGCTTCTTCCACCGTCATGTCGAGTACACCGCTGATGGACTTTCCCTTAAACCGCACTTCCAGCGTTTCGCGGTTGTAACGTTTGCCTTTACAGGTCTCGCAATGCACGTACACATCGGGCAGAAATTCCATTTCAATTAACCGGAGGCCGGCACCTTCGCATGTTTCGCAACGGCCACCTTTAACATTAAAGGAAAACCGACCGGGTTTGTAGCCCCTGATTTTTGCTTCGGGCAACTGTGCGAATAAATCGCGGATGTCGGTGAACACGCCCGTATAGGTTGCCGGATTTGAGCGTGGTGTTCGGCCAATAGGCGATTGATCAACTTCTATTACCTTATCAATGAACTCAAGTCCCTCAATTTTTTTATAAGCAAGCGGCTCGGTACGTGAATTAAACAAGTGTTTGTTTAAAATCGG encodes:
- a CDS encoding response regulator; this translates as MKALIVDDERLARKELMKLLEAHPSIEVVGEAANADEATHLINEHNPDLLFLDIQMPDKTGFQLLEELDSVPLVVFTTAYDEFALKAFEVNALDYLLKPIQPERLAETVSKIAEKERSRRTAEQVAADKKLGLNDQVFVKDGDRCWFVSLANIRLFESDGNYIKVYFDTNRPMIHKSLNALDEKLDDRAFFRASRKHIINLSWVEGIEPWFNGGLMVKLKGGDKVEVSRRQAAKFKDMMSL
- a CDS encoding histidine kinase; this encodes MQSQQTISSRRIIFFVGEAAICLLVTHFFRYVLNRWKWLSLPVPAMIPRVVVSVAVLGIGIYFLRIPVAYWLNIVGVRSQAFQLDQILGYAAFYIFLLFLWSVFYFTYHYVERYNKSLKYEATRIESELNNLKAQLNPHFIFNALNSIRALVDENPEKSKLAINQLSNILRNSLTFDKKGLTRFGDELKIVRDYLSLESIRFEERLKTEFDIHPDSYQYLVPPFMIQTLVENGVKHGVSKLKAGGVVQVRTLVDHGKLKIQIRNSGHLLNGVRRSNSGVGLQNTIHRLRLLYGDEASFRIVNEMNNFVLTEIVIPQITEQ